A stretch of DNA from Desulfomonile tiedjei:
AAGACGAGCAAAGACCCCAACTATTGCCAGCGGGTCACGGCCAATGACGGCGAGCTGGGCGAGCAACACCTGCGCGACTTTCAGGACAACGAAAAGATCATCCCCACGATCCTTACGACCTCGCAAAAGCTCTCAACCGGGGTGGATGCCCGCAACATCCGGAACATCGTGCTGATGCGCCCGATCAACTCCATAATCGAGTTCAAGCAAATCATCGGGCGCGGCACGCGGCTTTATGACGACAAGGATTACTTTACGATCTACGATTTCGTGAAGGCGTATCATCATTTCAGCGATCCGGAATGGGACGGCGAACCAATGGAACCGGAGGAGCCGAAGCCGTGTCCGAAATGCGGGTCCCGCCCCTGCGAGTGCTAAAAGGAGCCTCCACAACCTTGTCACGCGTGCGGTCAGTCACCGTGCGTCTGCGAACCCGAGACTTGCCCGAAATGCGGCCAGCGCCCGTGTGTTTGCAAGAAAAGGGCGAAGGTGAAACTGGCCGACGGTAAGGAGCGGACCATTCAGCACATGATGTGCACCAGCTTCTGGCATCCCGACGGCACGCCCATGTCCGCTCAGCAGTTCATGGAGTTGTTGTTTGGGAAGCTGCCGGAGTTCTTCAAGGACGAAGCCGAACTCCGTTCCGTCTGGAGCGCCCCCGACACACGCAAGAAGCTTTTGCAAGGGCTTGCCGAGAAAGGGTTTGGCCGCGACCAACTGGCCGAGATGCAAAAGATTATTGATGCCGAAAAGAGTGACCTCTTCGATGTGCTGGCCCATGTTGCTTACGCACTGCCGCCGTTGACCCGCGAGGAGCGCGCTGCCAGGGCCAAGGTCGTCATTAGTACCCGCTTCAACACGAAGCAGCAGGTCTTCCTAGACTTCGTGCTGTCCCATTATGTGAGTATAGGGGTGGATGAACTCGACCAGGAAAAGCTGACACCGCTGCTCCGCCTGAAATACCACAACTCCATTTCTGACGCCGTGGCCGACCTCGGCAGACCGCATGAGATCAGCGAGGTATTCAGTGGCTTCCAGAAATACCTGTATCAGCAACACGGTGTCGCATGACCAGCAGCAACGTGGGAACAGGATGTTAACCGTGAAAAGGAGCATCCTATTTTTCGTTCCGGGCATGCTCGGCGTTCAATGGGAGCCCCCCCTTTTGACGTAAGTGAAAAGGGTCACGTCTGCTCTTGGCTCATGTTCGGAGTTGCCTCAGCGTCCTGGTCGACCACAGAAAAGCGATGCTGACGGCTTCCTGGGTCAATTCGGCGCACGGGCAGGGGGCGGACGTTCAAATCCTCTCCCGGCGTACCAGGAAAAACACGAAGAAAGGCCGTCCACTGGATGGCCTTTCTTTTTTTGAAATGGGAGATGGGCTCACCCGTTTTCATGGCGTCGTTCCCTGCGCCTGCAAGGCCAATTCGTAAGGCTATGGCATGGCGCACCCATGTCACGACTGTCCAACATGAGCCAAGAAGAGACTCGACCCCTCTCAGGACGCGCCCGGCCGGGATTCAAAGGGGGCAGGCGGCAGAACCCTGTACAGGATTAAGGAGGAGCAGATGATGCTACCGGCTCCGAGATAGCACAAGACGAGCTACAGGGGAGAATTCAACACCCAACACCTTTTTCCTCTTGACCTGTCTGAAACGGTACAGACCGTCGAACGCGAGCTTCCTGCTGAATTTTCGGCAATTTTGCCGTCAACTGGTCTTTAATGGTTCGACGGTAAGCGTAATAGTGCTCCAGCGTGACACAGTAGGCGAAAAAATGACCCATCCTCTTGGGGAACTTTATCATTCCCCGGATTAGTGATTTCCAGAATGTCCATCTCGAAGAGTGGATTACCCCTAAGCGCAGAACAACCTTTAGCGCTGCCAATGTCTCCAACAGTGACGGTGTGGCAAAGCCCTTGCTTACCGGAGGCGGAACCATCCGCGATAAATGCTCGAAAGTGCGTTTGAGATAGGATTCCCTCTCATAAAGCACCTCATGGATATTAATGAACTCCTCAACGATCTGGCTCATCGGCCTCGTTGGAAGGAAGTTCATCAGGCCGGTTTGACTACCGAAGCTGTCGTCACAGCTGGTTGAGAGGAGCCGATCTTCAGCCTGTAGCCGCTTCCAGATCTCCGTTCCCGGCCCTGCCTGCAGCAGGGTAACAAACATCTCCGGTATGTGGTTGCGGTTGGCGAACTCGATCAAACGTTGATCGGCCCCTGGCTCCTCATTGTCAAAGCCTATTATGCAACCGGCGATTACCTGCAATCCGGCCCGGTTCACCGTCTCGCATACCTGGTCGAGATCCACCGAAGTATTCTGAAATTTCTTTGCCTGACGAAGGGATTCACGATCCGGTGTCTCGATCCCCATAAACACTCTGAAGAATCCCGCTCGGACCATCAAATCCAGCATTTCGGGATCTGCGGCAAGGTTCACAGATGCTTGAGTGATGAACTCGAATGGATAGCCTCGTTCGTCCATCCATGGAATCAGTTGTCTCAGCAGCGCCTTTGCGCTGAGCGGCTGCCCGATGAAGTTGTCGTCGACAAACAAAATACCTTTTCTCCAACCAAGATCGTAAAGAATATCGAGTTCTTTTAGAACTTGTTGCGGCGCTTTTGTCCTGACCGACCGCCCGAACATGAGAGTAATGTCGCAGAACTCACAGCGGAAAGGGCACCCCCTGGAAAACTGAATAGCCATGGTCTCATAAATGTCGAGGTCCAACAGATCGTATTTCGGCGGGACACAATGTTTCAGATCCGGTCGGGGAGGCGTCTCGATGATGAACCCTGATCGCCCGCGTTCAAGTGCCTCCACGAGCATCTGAACACCTTCTTCCACCTCTCCTCTGACCACGATGTCCGCGCCGAATTCCAACATGTCCTGCGGAATGTGAAATGCCAAGGGACCGCCTACGACAACAGACTTCCCCTTGCGTTTGCTTTCTCGGATCAGTTCGACGATTCCGGTGTATTGAGTGACCATTCCCGAAATCATGACCACATCGCAAGACCGCCAATCTTCGTCCGATATGTCTTGGCCGGTTAAGTCCCTGATCTTGACATCCCAGTTCTCGGGAAGCAATGCGGCAACCGTCAATAGTCCGAGAGGCGGAAAGAGGATTCTTTTGCCTATCATCTTCAGAACACTGTCGAAAGACCAGAAGGTTTGCGGGTACCCTGGATTTGCTAGGAGAACTCTCATTGACGACTCCTGTGTAGGAATTCCAATCCCCACCGGTTGGTTTTGGAGCTATAGCGTTTGCTAAAAAAATGTCCGATTCAACGAAGGCAAAACGAAGACAACGGGCCTCTTACAGTCGGCCATTCGGGAAATATTCAATGGCAATCCGTAAAAACCGGAATTATGCGGCACGCTTGGCATTCTGGGAGTCGGCGGGGCGATAAGGGGCAAGGGATGGTTCCCTTGAACCCCAAAAGAGTTGCCCTGGCTCATTCCCAGAAGACGCGACAGAGGCAAGACCGTCTTCGTGTTGGCGAAAAACCCGTGTTTTCCTGTTTCTGAGCGTACCCCACCGAACGCCGCCGGTCAAGTGGTTTGGGTGACCGTCAGCCGAACACAGCCTGGTAGAGCCGGGGCAAGGGGAAAGCTGTAGCCGGATCCTCAAGCTGGCCTGACCTCCAAAACCTGGTCCGGGTTCTGAGTGAGACTTGTGGCACAATCTGAGGCCGATAGTAGGTCAGCACGAAGCGGAATCGTTTCATGGTGGAGCAGATCATTAGGATGCTGCGAGAGGCTATGGGCGTACAAGGGTGCCATGAGTGACAGGGCACCTTGTTTCCGTTTTGTTACCTTTTTTTCAGGCTGAAGCGGACCGAAACTACCTCAACCGAATTGATTTGACTTGAAATGATTAGGTAAATGGATCAGGGCGTTTGTTAATCAGGGGGATGTCGTTGCCTTCACACGGCAGGGGTCGGAGGTTCAAATCCTCTCCCAGCGTACCAGGAAAAGCAGAAAGAAAGGCCGCCCATTGGATGGCCT
This window harbors:
- a CDS encoding B12-binding domain-containing radical SAM protein codes for the protein MRVLLANPGYPQTFWSFDSVLKMIGKRILFPPLGLLTVAALLPENWDVKIRDLTGQDISDEDWRSCDVVMISGMVTQYTGIVELIRESKRKGKSVVVGGPLAFHIPQDMLEFGADIVVRGEVEEGVQMLVEALERGRSGFIIETPPRPDLKHCVPPKYDLLDLDIYETMAIQFSRGCPFRCEFCDITLMFGRSVRTKAPQQVLKELDILYDLGWRKGILFVDDNFIGQPLSAKALLRQLIPWMDERGYPFEFITQASVNLAADPEMLDLMVRAGFFRVFMGIETPDRESLRQAKKFQNTSVDLDQVCETVNRAGLQVIAGCIIGFDNEEPGADQRLIEFANRNHIPEMFVTLLQAGPGTEIWKRLQAEDRLLSTSCDDSFGSQTGLMNFLPTRPMSQIVEEFINIHEVLYERESYLKRTFEHLSRMVPPPVSKGFATPSLLETLAALKVVLRLGVIHSSRWTFWKSLIRGMIKFPKRMGHFFAYCVTLEHYYAYRRTIKDQLTAKLPKIQQEARVRRSVPFQTGQEEKGVGC